From a region of the Streptomyces sp. NBC_01454 genome:
- a CDS encoding MAB_1171c family putative transporter, translating to MNSVLYPLCAVVAGLALLYKLRVLRTDRSVTQVALLGNFFFLFVTYTVSTPAVWAATSSAVGIVNFSGLLSQSCVILLTACQQIVLLHLTHEAPLAWRKARPRLIGLGLVLVAMVALFAVATSRGEKPDDFAIDSATYYPAYLTLYLLAYAANQVDVGVLGWRYARIAPHPWMRRGLYLIAATLPFALLYTGCRAADIVAAQFGVSGQAWEPVAQVAVTIATLSKTLGWILPDWGRHLTALWRRFTDYRAFRELGPLHREVTSRIPEPVLHLEPDTDLRTRLYRRLVEIRDAQWALRVWTPAAVAGAAEEHARAAGLAGTDLAATVEAAQLRAALEALAAQRRPAVHAQTPRVAEPQDLAAELAFQRQLARAFTTSPIVRAAAAHSAADPATQERT from the coding sequence ATGAATAGCGTTCTCTACCCCTTGTGCGCCGTCGTCGCAGGCCTGGCGCTGCTGTACAAACTGCGCGTGCTGCGCACGGACCGATCCGTGACGCAGGTCGCGCTGCTCGGCAACTTCTTCTTCCTGTTCGTCACCTATACCGTCTCCACCCCCGCGGTCTGGGCGGCCACCAGCAGCGCCGTCGGCATCGTCAACTTCTCCGGGCTGCTGTCGCAGAGCTGCGTCATCCTGCTGACGGCGTGCCAGCAGATCGTGCTGCTCCACCTCACCCATGAAGCCCCCCTCGCCTGGCGCAAGGCACGGCCACGGCTGATCGGGCTCGGGCTCGTACTCGTCGCCATGGTGGCGCTGTTCGCCGTGGCCACCAGTCGCGGCGAGAAGCCCGACGACTTCGCCATCGACAGCGCCACGTACTACCCGGCCTACCTCACCCTCTATCTGCTCGCCTACGCCGCGAACCAGGTCGATGTGGGCGTCCTCGGCTGGCGCTACGCCAGGATCGCCCCGCACCCCTGGATGCGCCGCGGGCTGTACCTCATCGCCGCCACACTGCCCTTCGCCCTCCTCTACACCGGCTGCCGGGCCGCCGACATCGTCGCCGCCCAGTTCGGCGTCAGCGGGCAGGCCTGGGAGCCCGTGGCGCAGGTCGCCGTCACCATCGCGACCCTCAGCAAGACGCTGGGCTGGATCCTCCCCGACTGGGGCCGCCATCTCACCGCGCTGTGGCGGCGGTTCACCGACTACCGCGCCTTTCGGGAGCTGGGCCCGCTGCACCGCGAGGTCACCTCCCGGATCCCCGAACCGGTGCTGCACCTCGAACCCGACACGGATCTGCGCACCCGGCTCTACCGCAGACTCGTGGAGATCCGTGACGCCCAGTGGGCGCTGCGCGTCTGGACCCCGGCCGCGGTGGCCGGCGCCGCCGAAGAACACGCCCGGGCGGCCGGCCTGGCCGGCACCGACCTGGCGGCCACCGTCGAGGCGGCACAGCTCAGGGCCGCCCTGGAGGCGCTGGCCGCACAACGACGGCCCGCCGTCCACGCGCAGACGCCCCGCGTGGCGGAGCCCCAGGACCTCGCCGCCGAACTCGCCTTCCAGCGCCAACTGGCGCGCGCCTTCACCACGTCCCCGATCGTGCGGGCCGCGGCCGCGCACTCCGCCGCCGACCCGGCAACCCAGGAACGCACATGA
- a CDS encoding S1 family peptidase, whose product MVRRVRVLLVTALLLVTGAVMSSAPASAVIGGSKSTYGPWAVRMLIDGKPTCTGTAVTAQWIISASHCFYEQAQPVADKRISFRVGNLDMRKGTTVRPVPGRRVGSAHADMMLIKVPPMKIRTAPLATAGVHPGQVVRQYGWGATCTEDENTCQSPVLKQSDLRVVRPDDPRCKGFTAPGGPDFCMEKVSGIPAGGDSGGPVMSISPRGTETLLGVFNGSDREQTAQAGEISQQLAWIRSVTRR is encoded by the coding sequence ATGGTGCGTCGCGTTCGTGTGCTGCTGGTGACCGCGTTATTGCTGGTGACGGGTGCGGTGATGTCGTCCGCGCCGGCCTCCGCCGTCATCGGCGGATCGAAGAGCACCTACGGCCCGTGGGCGGTGCGCATGCTCATCGACGGCAAGCCGACGTGCACCGGGACCGCCGTCACAGCACAGTGGATCATCAGCGCCTCGCACTGCTTCTACGAGCAGGCGCAGCCGGTCGCCGACAAGCGGATCTCGTTCCGGGTCGGCAACCTCGACATGCGGAAGGGCACCACGGTCCGCCCGGTCCCCGGCAGGCGCGTCGGAAGCGCGCACGCCGACATGATGCTCATCAAGGTCCCGCCGATGAAGATCCGCACGGCGCCCTTGGCCACGGCCGGGGTCCACCCCGGCCAGGTCGTACGGCAGTACGGGTGGGGCGCCACCTGCACCGAGGACGAAAACACCTGCCAGTCTCCCGTACTCAAGCAGTCGGACCTTCGGGTCGTACGGCCGGACGACCCTCGTTGCAAGGGCTTCACCGCCCCGGGCGGCCCGGACTTCTGCATGGAAAAGGTGTCCGGGATTCCCGCCGGCGGCGATTCCGGCGGCCCGGTGATGAGCATCTCCCCGCGCGGCACCGAAACCCTCCTCGGCGTCTTCAACGGCTCCGACCGGGAGCAGACCGCCCAGGCCGGGGAGATCTCCCAGCAGCTCGCCTGGATCCGCTCGGTCACCCGGCGCTAG
- a CDS encoding cytochrome P450 family protein — MTQQTPAPSLSRPFDQEFFQDPYPTYARLRGAGPVHRIALPDGSPVWLVTRERDVRAGLTDARLSVNKAHSTNGYQGFSLPPALDANLLNIDPADHLRLRRLVSKGFTPRHVEQLRERVAAVAGQLADRLAESGQADLVTAFANPLPLVIIGDLLAVPEADSRTFSGWVGAMFAPEYPGHTAEAIGHIHRYLVDLIASRRARPADDLLSSLIATRDDGARLSEDELVSLAFLILMAGSENTQHLISGGLLTLLRHPDQLRTLRARPALMPEAVEELFRFAHPNQMAIRRFPTEPVDIGGVRIPTGDTVLLGLASAHRDPARYPEPDRFDLHRADKAHLALGHGVHYCLGAALARLEIRTALTTLLDRFPRLRLAVPDEQLEWRASFRSHALKRLPVAVG, encoded by the coding sequence ATGACACAGCAGACCCCGGCCCCGTCCCTCAGCCGGCCCTTCGACCAGGAGTTCTTCCAGGACCCCTACCCCACCTACGCCCGGCTGCGCGGCGCAGGGCCGGTGCACAGGATCGCGCTGCCCGACGGCTCCCCCGTCTGGCTCGTCACCCGGGAGCGCGACGTCCGGGCCGGGCTCACCGACGCACGGCTGTCGGTGAACAAGGCACACTCCACGAACGGTTACCAGGGCTTCTCCCTGCCGCCCGCGCTGGACGCCAACCTCCTCAACATCGACCCGGCCGATCATCTGCGGCTGCGCCGGCTGGTCTCCAAGGGCTTCACGCCACGGCACGTCGAGCAACTCCGCGAGCGGGTGGCCGCCGTGGCCGGTCAGCTCGCCGACCGGCTGGCCGAGTCGGGGCAGGCCGACCTGGTCACGGCGTTCGCCAACCCCCTGCCCCTGGTCATCATCGGCGACCTGCTGGCCGTGCCCGAGGCGGACAGCCGGACGTTCTCCGGCTGGGTCGGTGCCATGTTCGCCCCCGAGTACCCGGGGCACACCGCCGAAGCGATCGGGCACATCCACCGCTACCTCGTGGACCTCATCGCCTCCCGCCGCGCCCGTCCCGCGGACGACCTGCTGTCCTCCCTGATCGCCACCCGGGACGACGGTGCCCGGCTCAGCGAGGACGAACTGGTCTCGCTGGCCTTCCTCATCCTCATGGCGGGCAGCGAGAACACCCAGCACCTGATCAGCGGCGGACTGCTCACCCTGCTCCGCCACCCCGACCAGCTGCGCACCCTGCGCGCGCGGCCCGCGCTGATGCCCGAGGCCGTCGAGGAACTGTTCCGCTTCGCCCATCCCAACCAGATGGCCATCCGGCGCTTTCCCACCGAGCCCGTCGACATCGGTGGCGTACGGATTCCGACCGGTGACACCGTGCTGCTCGGCCTCGCGTCCGCCCACCGCGACCCGGCCCGCTACCCCGAACCGGACCGCTTCGACCTCCACCGCGCCGACAAGGCACATCTCGCCCTCGGCCACGGCGTCCACTACTGCCTGGGCGCCGCCCTGGCCCGGCTGGAAATCCGCACCGCCCTGACCACCCTCCTCGACAGGTTCCCGCGGCTGCGGCTCGCCGTACCGGACGAACAGCTGGAGTGGCGTGCGTCGTTCCGGTCGCACGCGCTCAAGCGGCTACCCGTCGCTGTCGGGTAG
- a CDS encoding DUF4190 domain-containing protein has product MTSTWIPLKTGPRPQADRMAVAAFVCGLVGTVVFNIFFGPCAVLFGILALARGTIRRLRAWLGVAFGVLDLVLLFVLTSAGGTVSWHI; this is encoded by the coding sequence ATGACCTCGACCTGGATCCCGCTGAAGACCGGTCCCCGCCCGCAGGCCGACCGGATGGCCGTCGCCGCGTTCGTCTGCGGCCTGGTGGGGACCGTGGTCTTCAATATCTTCTTCGGGCCGTGCGCTGTCCTGTTCGGCATCCTGGCGCTGGCCCGTGGCACGATCCGCCGCCTGCGCGCCTGGCTGGGCGTGGCCTTCGGCGTGCTCGACCTCGTCCTGCTCTTCGTCCTGACCTCGGCCGGCGGAACCGTCAGCTGGCACATCTGA
- a CDS encoding dienelactone hydrolase family protein has product MTSVHGTSLDIPTPDGIADAFLAHPGDGAPHPGVLLYMDAFGLRPALEEIARRLAGHGYTVLVPNVLYRAGRAPVVDLPDFIDPSQRPELFKPLFALVQSLSPDLAMRDAGAYLDWLAASPLVAEGPVGTAGYCMGGVLGLRTAAAHPDRIAAVASFHAGRLVTEAEDSPHRLVGRITAELYFGHADQDPSMPADQITTLEQALDTAGVTYRSERYEGAPHGYTQADTAAYDAGADERHWRNLLELFAHRL; this is encoded by the coding sequence ATGACAAGCGTGCACGGAACTTCCCTGGACATCCCCACCCCGGACGGGATCGCCGACGCCTTCCTCGCGCACCCCGGCGACGGCGCGCCGCACCCCGGCGTCCTGCTCTACATGGACGCCTTCGGCCTGCGTCCCGCACTGGAGGAGATCGCCCGGCGCCTGGCCGGGCACGGCTACACGGTGCTGGTGCCCAACGTCCTGTACCGGGCCGGGCGCGCCCCCGTGGTGGACCTGCCGGACTTCATCGATCCTTCCCAGCGGCCGGAGCTCTTCAAGCCGCTCTTCGCTCTGGTCCAGTCGCTCAGCCCCGACCTGGCGATGCGGGACGCCGGCGCCTACCTCGACTGGCTGGCCGCCTCCCCGCTGGTCGCCGAGGGACCGGTGGGCACCGCCGGCTACTGCATGGGCGGCGTCCTCGGCCTGCGCACCGCCGCGGCCCACCCCGACCGGATCGCGGCCGTGGCCTCCTTCCACGCCGGCCGTCTGGTCACCGAGGCCGAGGACAGCCCGCACCGGCTCGTCGGCCGCATCACGGCGGAGCTGTACTTCGGCCACGCCGACCAGGACCCGTCGATGCCGGCCGACCAGATCACGACCCTGGAGCAGGCCCTGGACACCGCGGGCGTGACCTACCGCAGCGAACGGTACGAAGGCGCCCCCCACGGCTACACCCAGGCCGACACCGCCGCGTACGACGCCGGGGCGGACGAACGGCACTGGCGCAATCTGCTGGAGCTCTTCGCGCACCGCCTCTGA
- a CDS encoding helix-turn-helix domain-containing protein — protein sequence MDRHELARAAGMSAGPDETAHAAKTAIARRLRHIRQHHPEGPVTLARLAEIAGVSKRTLAAAESADGTNLTVETLVKVAHSLGISRVAYFLDEQVFHDVNSELELLRKLRTHRVESVALRQTGPAEPASSLTELSHLITRLVTTAEAARATLEDLPGQGGDDRTPQ from the coding sequence GTGGACCGTCACGAACTCGCCAGGGCGGCAGGGATGTCCGCCGGTCCGGACGAGACCGCGCACGCCGCCAAGACCGCCATCGCCCGCAGGCTCCGGCACATTCGCCAGCACCACCCCGAAGGCCCCGTCACCCTGGCCCGGCTCGCGGAAATCGCCGGGGTCTCGAAGCGCACCCTGGCCGCGGCCGAATCCGCGGACGGGACCAACCTGACCGTGGAGACCCTCGTCAAGGTGGCCCACAGTCTGGGCATCTCCCGCGTGGCCTACTTCCTCGACGAGCAGGTCTTCCACGACGTCAACTCCGAGCTGGAGCTGCTCAGGAAGCTGCGCACCCATCGCGTGGAGAGCGTGGCGCTGCGCCAGACAGGCCCCGCCGAGCCCGCCTCCTCGCTGACCGAACTGAGCCATCTCATCACCCGGTTGGTCACCACCGCCGAAGCCGCTCGGGCGACCCTAGAGGACCTTCCGGGGCAGGGTGGCGACGACCGTACTCCGCAGTGA
- a CDS encoding trypsin-like serine peptidase, which yields MGLAVAGTALVLAVPIPATAVAGQPARAASADPVSVLAYTAKERQEALAYWTPARIKAVGKSVDLGPTGPKAKPWQGTVLKTVGRLFFVNANGADTWCTATAVKSANRSAVMTAAHCVRRGSSPGNTHLLMVFVPGYSKGTMPYGAFAVRTAVTPRTWENDSTDDLSTLVVDDGKSGRKLTDVVGGQDIAFNRPVGGTLSAFGYSATRPQLGEELLRCVGTAKKQSGLQAIPCDMSGGASGGPWLADFNATTGKGTLVSVNSSLDSLTPTVMQGEVLGATAKKVYDRAQHG from the coding sequence ATGGGACTCGCCGTGGCCGGTACGGCCCTCGTCCTCGCTGTCCCGATCCCGGCGACGGCCGTGGCCGGTCAGCCGGCCCGTGCCGCCTCGGCCGACCCGGTTTCCGTCCTGGCGTACACGGCCAAGGAGCGCCAGGAAGCACTCGCCTACTGGACGCCCGCCCGCATCAAGGCCGTTGGGAAGTCCGTGGACCTCGGTCCGACCGGACCGAAGGCCAAGCCGTGGCAGGGCACCGTCTTAAAGACCGTCGGGCGGCTCTTCTTCGTCAATGCGAACGGTGCCGATACCTGGTGCACGGCCACCGCCGTGAAAAGCGCCAACCGCTCCGCCGTCATGACCGCGGCACACTGCGTGCGCCGGGGCTCCTCTCCCGGCAACACCCACCTCTTGATGGTGTTCGTCCCCGGCTACAGCAAGGGCACCATGCCCTACGGCGCGTTCGCCGTCCGCACCGCAGTGACTCCGCGCACCTGGGAGAACGACTCCACCGACGACCTGTCCACGCTGGTCGTCGACGACGGCAAAAGTGGCCGCAAGCTCACCGATGTCGTGGGTGGCCAGGACATCGCCTTCAACCGCCCCGTTGGCGGCACCCTCTCCGCCTTCGGCTACTCCGCCACCCGCCCGCAGCTCGGCGAGGAGCTCCTGCGCTGCGTCGGTACGGCGAAGAAGCAGAGCGGCCTGCAGGCCATCCCCTGCGACATGAGCGGCGGCGCAAGCGGCGGGCCGTGGCTGGCCGACTTCAACGCCACCACCGGCAAGGGCACGCTGGTCTCGGTCAACAGTTCACTGGACTCCCTGACTCCGACCGTGATGCAGGGGGAAGTGCTGGGAGCCACGGCCAAGAAGGTGTACGACCGGGCACAGCACGGCTGA
- a CDS encoding ImmA/IrrE family metallo-endopeptidase, producing the protein MVMRWRHKHVDPQAIRLREACERRVDELELPARAELSVDDLCAHLSRRSGRPIQLLPCPLPLGSPDGLWVSTASAEYVVYEQRLAPVHQQQVILHELGHLICDHEASPVLTPEASRLLLPSLDPTLIRRTLGREHARSWAETEAEYIGSLIGRRIGSWTADQVRPVPPAMQELVARLGALDNPAFRGSHE; encoded by the coding sequence ATGGTGATGCGCTGGCGGCACAAGCACGTGGATCCGCAGGCGATACGGCTGCGCGAGGCGTGCGAACGTCGGGTCGACGAGCTGGAGCTGCCCGCCCGCGCCGAGCTGTCCGTCGACGACCTGTGCGCGCACCTCAGCCGGCGCTCCGGGCGGCCCATCCAGCTCCTGCCCTGCCCGCTGCCGCTGGGCAGCCCCGACGGCCTCTGGGTCTCCACGGCGAGCGCGGAGTACGTCGTCTACGAGCAGCGGCTCGCACCGGTGCACCAGCAGCAGGTCATCCTGCACGAGCTGGGCCACCTCATCTGCGACCACGAGGCGAGCCCGGTCCTCACCCCCGAGGCATCCCGGCTGCTGCTGCCCTCGCTCGACCCCACACTGATCCGCCGGACCCTGGGACGTGAACACGCCCGGTCCTGGGCGGAGACCGAAGCCGAGTACATCGGCTCCCTGATCGGGCGCCGGATCGGCAGCTGGACCGCCGACCAGGTCCGGCCCGTCCCACCCGCCATGCAGGAGCTGGTCGCCCGGCTCGGTGCGCTGGACAATCCCGCCTTCCGAGGAAGTCATGAATAG
- a CDS encoding chitinase, which translates to MTKHSQQFAVRRSRTRIPAATAAAAAAALAASLLAGCSAGEPDEATSPGPAASRPHKSNGPATKAPSPHAPSAPAGASGAFAPYVDTSLRPSYDLLKGAREAGVKEYNLAFVSPGGGCVPKWGGRQDLADNPVAGQADQLRDRGGEVRISFGGQSGNELARTCGSVDKLVDAYRKVIDAYHLTKADFDIEGPALTDTKANDLRARAIARLQQSRKLDVSYTLPVMPSGLNRDSVAVLKSAKKNGVQVSAVNIMAMDYGTSYDGDMGKYAIDAATATHKQVKSALGLRGEAAAWKAVGVTPMIGVNDVKGEVFTPGDAAELRAFARQKGLGRLSMWSATRDKPCPEGTNIQAQATCSSTGKNTNEFLRAFTG; encoded by the coding sequence ATGACGAAGCACTCACAACAGTTCGCCGTGCGCAGGAGCCGCACCCGGATACCGGCCGCCACGGCGGCGGCGGCGGCCGCGGCACTCGCGGCGTCGCTGCTCGCCGGCTGCTCGGCCGGCGAGCCGGACGAGGCCACGAGCCCGGGGCCGGCGGCGTCCCGGCCGCACAAGAGCAACGGCCCCGCGACCAAGGCGCCCTCTCCGCACGCCCCCTCCGCGCCCGCCGGCGCGTCCGGCGCCTTCGCCCCGTACGTCGACACCTCGCTCAGGCCCTCCTACGATCTCCTCAAGGGCGCCCGGGAGGCCGGTGTGAAGGAGTACAACCTGGCGTTCGTCTCCCCGGGCGGCGGCTGTGTGCCCAAGTGGGGCGGCCGGCAGGATCTGGCCGACAATCCGGTGGCGGGACAGGCGGACCAACTGCGCGACCGGGGCGGCGAGGTGCGGATCTCCTTCGGCGGCCAGAGCGGAAACGAACTGGCCCGGACCTGCGGCTCGGTGGACAAGCTGGTGGACGCCTACCGCAAGGTCATCGACGCCTACCACCTGACCAAGGCCGACTTCGACATCGAGGGCCCCGCCCTGACCGACACCAAGGCCAACGACCTGCGCGCCCGGGCGATCGCCCGGCTCCAGCAGAGCCGGAAGCTGGACGTCTCCTACACCCTGCCGGTGATGCCCTCGGGCCTGAACCGGGACTCCGTCGCCGTGCTGAAGAGCGCGAAGAAGAACGGCGTCCAGGTCTCCGCCGTGAACATCATGGCCATGGACTACGGCACCTCCTACGACGGCGACATGGGCAAGTACGCCATCGACGCCGCCACCGCCACCCACAAGCAGGTCAAGTCGGCGCTGGGCCTGCGCGGTGAGGCCGCGGCATGGAAGGCGGTCGGGGTCACGCCGATGATCGGGGTGAACGACGTCAAGGGCGAGGTCTTCACGCCCGGCGACGCGGCCGAACTCCGGGCGTTCGCCCGGCAAAAGGGGCTCGGCCGGCTGTCGATGTGGTCCGCCACCCGCGACAAGCCGTGCCCGGAGGGCACCAACATCCAGGCGCAGGCGACGTGTTCCAGCACGGGGAAGAACACGAACGAGTTCCTGCGGGCCTTCACCGGCTGA
- a CDS encoding alpha/beta hydrolase: MHSLQFTAEPSSNGMVERDFTVGDVPGVLWSPASGADRAPLVLMGHGGGTHKKHPSMAGRAQRLVTGCGFHVAVLDAPGHGDRPRTAHDEQEIAALYRARAAGEPEGPIIVRYNAHLAELAVPEWQATLDALQELPEIGAEGPVGYVGIGLGTAIGLPLVAIEPRITAAVFGPHWPDVLVEKAQQITIPIEFDLQWDDERIPREAGLALFDAFASKEKTLHANAGTHMELPRFEADSAARFFARHLGRAVTSPA, translated from the coding sequence ATGCACTCTCTGCAGTTCACCGCCGAACCGTCGTCGAACGGTATGGTCGAGCGCGACTTCACCGTGGGCGACGTCCCCGGAGTTCTCTGGTCGCCGGCCTCCGGCGCCGATCGCGCGCCCCTGGTCCTGATGGGCCACGGCGGCGGCACCCACAAGAAGCATCCGTCGATGGCCGGCCGGGCACAGCGCCTCGTGACCGGCTGCGGCTTCCATGTCGCCGTCCTCGACGCGCCCGGTCACGGCGACCGACCGCGCACCGCGCACGACGAGCAGGAGATCGCCGCGCTGTACCGGGCGAGGGCGGCGGGCGAGCCGGAAGGGCCGATCATCGTCCGTTACAACGCCCACCTGGCGGAGCTCGCCGTGCCCGAGTGGCAGGCGACCCTGGACGCCCTCCAGGAACTGCCGGAGATCGGCGCCGAGGGGCCGGTGGGCTACGTCGGCATCGGCCTGGGCACCGCGATCGGGTTGCCGCTGGTGGCGATCGAGCCCAGGATCACGGCCGCGGTCTTCGGCCCGCACTGGCCCGATGTCCTGGTCGAGAAGGCGCAGCAGATCACCATCCCGATCGAGTTCGACCTGCAGTGGGACGACGAGCGCATCCCGCGCGAGGCCGGTCTCGCGCTGTTCGACGCCTTCGCCTCGAAGGAGAAGACGTTGCACGCCAACGCGGGCACACACATGGAACTGCCCAGGTTCGAGGCCGACAGCGCGGCCCGGTTCTTCGCCCGGCATCTTGGCCGGGCGGTCACCTCACCGGCCTGA